ttgtaaattaaaaagtaatgggtTACTtgttacttggaaaaaaaagtaatctgattatacATAGCTCACTTTACTTGTAATGCCTTACCCTCAACACTGCATACTATAGTAAAGCACTTGTATAAGTTTGTTGTGCTAATTCTATAGTTGATgtgataatataacaaatatagtaatataaacaAATGACAATACTGTTTTAACAACTATAGGGTATATTATACTACACTTTACCCTAGTAAAAACTAAAGTATACTACAGTACttattacagtttatcagttcaCTATAGTTAATACTATAGTATGACGTAGCATTCTTTAAATGTTGtaaatactatataatatatacagtagagTACACTTTACTATAGTATGATTTTAAAAACGCtatagtatttactataaatGAATAGAGTATTTTTTCATATGCTGGTTTTAGCTGtttgtttaactttatttattcttccttaacattaaaacaaatttataacATTAAAGAAGATACTTTAacatacagtggaagtcagtggTAACCAAGACAGTTTAgttactgtatatgtatgtggATAAAGTCAGATATACATATAGTTGTTgttaactgaaattattaatttgttgttGTGATATCGAGAATTAAGAAACCTATgaagttttgtttaatttataataattgctgtttagTGAGTTATATCACTGCATAGAAATGACCAGGTTAACATTTTGACTTTGAAGTAAAAGTCATGGCACATTACTTATGCATAACACAGAGAACACAATACtcttaaaatgtcttcttttgtgttcaacagaatttTTTGTGAGCTCTTCGTTTAAAAGTGCATAGTCACATCTGCATAATGAGTGCATAGGATGCATGCTTTGAACTCTCCGAATGAGTCGTGTTGAGTGTAATGATACACCAGATCGTTGACTTTCCCTCAATGTCTCCTAGGGATCGGACGGGCCACGGCACTGGCTCTGGCTCGCTGTGGGTCAGAGGTCACGGCTGTCACACGCACTAAGGCTGACCTGGATAGCCTGGTGCAGGAGGTAATGACCCCTCGGTCACGGTCCAACTCATCCCGAGACAAAACCCTAAGGATCTATTGTCTCCCAGCATGCATCAGCATTCGTCTGCATCCCTGCTGCTCTTTTACGCTTTATAGGTCTCATTCAGGCAGACTGTGACAATGCACAATCTCTTTAATGCTTTTGATCCCCAGTGTCCCTCCATCAAGCCGGTCTGCGTGGACCTGTCAGACTGGGATGCCACAGAGCGGGCGCTGAAAGACGTCGGTCCGGTGGACCTCCTGGTGAACAATGCAGCCTACCCTAATCTTCAGCCCTTCCTGGAAGTCACGCCAGATCAGTTAAACATGTAGGGCTTTGGAATATCACTCACACGCTATCGTTTGTGTTTTAAAATGGTTGGAGTGCATTTCTGGCTGCTTTCGCAGGTCTTTCAATGTCAACGTGAAAGCTGCACTTCATGTTGCCCAAGTAAGAAGACAATCTCATAATGAGTTGTGCAAATGCTAGATACACTTTTAATGGTGTTGTGTGCATTTATTGTAGATCGTGGCTAGAGGAATGAAGGCCAGGGGAAGTGGAGGATCCATTGTGAACATCTCGAGTCAAGCATCACAGTGTGCCCTGAAAGAGCATGCTGTATACTGTGAGTCAAACGTCAAATCGTGGAAACCTGGATACATTGCCTCTGCACTTTTGAAATGATGGTTTGAAGGTGTTTTTCGCAGGTGCCACTAAAGCAGCGCTGGACATGCTGACCAGAGTGATGGCGCTGGAGTTAGGGCCGCATCAGGTTCGTCTCTCCTCGTTGCTTAGAAAATCATGATTTGGAGTCCAGAGTTTGGTCGGATCATGTTTATGAAATCTGTCAGACACTGAGCTCGTTATATGTTGTTTACAGCTTTGAGAAATTAAATTGGACATTGTCTTTCCAGGAGGCTTCAAGCCAATCAACAAGCTCCCTCTTAAACACATCAATCTGACTGCTAAGTGTCTCGTGGGTGATTACGTGTGCTTTATAATTACTTGAAGAAGTGGCTGTAATTGCTGACAGATAATGATGCATATTCATGTCAAAGTTGTTTGTGTATCGCCATAAATTATGGGGTTGGGTGGTATGTTAATTTAGATTTTGTTGCTGTTCCTAATTGATTGGACAGCAGAGTACACATTCTTCAGATTCCAGGAATGTCAGATTAATGAAACTCATGATACTTTTTATCTTAACTCATGATGAGGACATATATACAAtgcagtatttatttttctctttagagCTACATGTGATTAATGAACCAAGTTAGCTTGAATGCAGTTGTTACCCTTTTCATGAAAATTGAAACATGATCATCATGAGTTATGATTTtatctttatataataataataataataataataataatagacagaAAATACAGTCACATGCGTAACAGGGCAGTTTTAATTACCAAGTTTggtgtattttctgtttttatatttttttaatttgttatgaatataatgatgttattgtaattattaatatccttattattattgttgtcttcatattataataataatttgaaaaataatatattttaaatttaaattttttaaatttaatatttaaaatctaaaaactcCAAAATAGTTTGCAGTTAAAATGACTCATtttggtgtatttttatttatctttttaaatttgtattattattattattattattattatgttggttTGTAGTTATTGGTAAACATTTACcacaaatgaatgcattttttacaaaaaataatagtataaattatttttatcattattatatggtAAACCTAAACTAAAAGCTaaatttaacaatattaatattaataacaataatttttctgtttttataactattattatattaaaaaaaacttttttatatggtcgttatattattattattatcattatttaaaaaaatacattaatattatgaaatagaAAACTTAAACTTGccataataatgatgatgatgttatTATTATGGTTAAAgtcaaatttgatttaaaaaggaCAAATCTAAGATCAAATATTTGCCAGTTTTCTGTATATGAGATGGATAACTATATTCAGTGATGTGAATTCAGCTTGTCTTATGTAACGTGACCTCGACAGATCAGAGTAAACTCAGTGAACCCGACCGTAGTGATGACTAGGATGGGAAAGATTGCATGGAGTGACCCAGAAAAAGCCAAAAGCATGACGTCACGCATCCCACTGGGGAAGTTTGCAGGTAAGTGTGATTGTCTGTAGGTCAGCGATGAAACGTTTCCATCATCAAGAGTAAACAATAAATCTCCAGTGCAGTCAAACTGTTCCTCTCTTgggttatttaatgcctctcttTCTGCATTTGAGATTTAAAGCAGATTGTGTAAGCCTGTTTTAGTGACATCAGTGGCAGATTGTGAAACTTTGACGCTTATGAAACACCAGAATGTCCAAGGCTGTCAACAACCACAGACTCTAGTGATTTTGGTTTGTGTAGCGTGTTTCTGTTTGACAAGCATCTTTCTTATCGTGTTGTTTAGAAGTGGAGGATGTGGTGAActccatcctcttcctcctcagcgATAAGAGCGCCATGACCAACGGGGTGATCCTGCCCGTGGATGGAGGTTTTCTGGCTTGCTAAGAGCAAACATCATAATGCACGGGTGAATGAGGTGGAATGATGTCTGTAACCGGTTACTACatatctgttcctcacacaaagctatcgtaTGGCTTGGATTACAGCGCATCTGCTTCCTCTTTTGagtttttaataaatggaaaaaagagcagtgtgaacattctgcTGAATATCTCCTTTTGCATTACACAAAATAGACATGTATAAACAGATAAATAGATATGTCCTGTGCAGCCAATAGAGATCAGTTTTAACACcgctgttattttagtatcattgatatactactataattttgattcatattttgtcatttctgttttcatttaaattttagttgttttagtaatttagtttttttgtctatatgtctatctttttttcttacatttttgttaaaataagaaattagaAACTTAAGTTGAAtaagtttaaaaattattttaaaaatgtatgttattttatttcagttaacatttatttcaagtaatttttttttaaggtttaatttttcataataataatcatcctGATTCACACTCACTCATGCACAATGTAATGATTAAATCCAGATTTTCCCGACCAAATTTTGAACTTTTAATCAAGTCATGTCAGTTTAATTTGTATGGCACTTTACACAATACAGTTGTTtttcaaagcagatttacagAAAATCATGTTGTTAATGTTTATATCTTATTATTTTGTTGCCATATAATTGCATTTAGCAGATTACAGCTGGATGATACTGTAGTTTGCATTTTGCAGCTATATAAACAATCAAGCAGTTAAGTTTATgctaaacattattttttgctttatgtGAGTGCACTGTATGTATGTAGATTAAGTTGATTATACTTAAACAGTATATCTTTATACTGTGCAATAATATGATTTACATTTTGCAGTGATATCAACGATCACACACCTGAGATTTGctatattactatttattttaataacaaaagggcctcaactgaaaattaaaaatgtattcgcTGTGATTAAACTGCTCACACAAATAGAAGACGCATTTGATGTTTAAAGCATTGCAAATGACCgtattaaaaaatagttttggtCTTCTTGCATTTACAGGACTTGCGATATAATGCACAAGGTCATCATTATACTTTTGTGGTAATTTCTTGAAATGAATGAACGCAGAGAGTCAAATGAAGGGTAAAACATGAatagatttattaattaatgcattgataatctaaaacattttgtaaatatacTATTTTACATCATGGAAATGTCTTTTGGCATCTatgaagatcttttttttttttttgcattttgagagTTATTTACAAAGTCAGGTGAGAGAAAGGACGGATGCAGGATACTGTTTGTGATCATGTAGACTCACAACCACGTCACAGACGAACGCCTACACTCACACCACATGCAGACACAAATTAACTTCAAAATCAGGAACAAATGCCCATGCATGCCCTTCAGTTACAGACACGGTCAGGCTTCTGGTTGTGGCATGCAACTCACTCGTACACACACACTGATGGACATTTGTTCAGACAGAGACTTCAGATCGTGAAGCTGTACCAGAAAACCCTTCATCCATGGTTTATCAGTACATAGAAagctagaaaagaaagaaaatccaaAACCAGTGTATTCACAAGCTGCATCGATTAGTTTGTATCAACATAAATGTGCAAGTTTCACAGTTTCCCTCCTCAGAGTTTGGAACGGCCCAGTTGTTAAAGAGTTGAAAAGAAGAAAACATCTAGTGTTCATAAATGCATGAggctttaaagtcaacatgaaatcaaacgGACCctatttcagttcttcagcgatgcaCGTTATTCCAAAATCTTTTTCCAAATGACAATATTCCCAGCTAACAGAGAGTTCTgcaaagttatgaacaaatgttCTTCCAGTGACATTATTACAGTGTTCATTCAGAGTTATCAggtctttaataatgttagcAGAAACATTTAATtctgaaacattcaaatgtaacattcccataatttttgcaaaatgatacaatggaatgttcccttaatagaaaaaaattataataacaaggAACTCTAGCTTGAATAACATTCCAGAAAAAGTTAAATGCAAGAAAACATGTTTTTCCTGTAGTATTAATTCAGTGTTCATTCAgcatctttaataatgttctaaaATGTTACCATAAAAATGATACATCATTCATGGAACGTTtggtttctgaaacattctgttttttaaatgtaaccaCTTGTTTCAGAACGTTCGGCGAACATTCAAACGTAACATtctcataatgtttgcaaaatgataaaacGTAACGTAGCATAACTAAGAAATCAAAAACGtattaaaacattcaaaaacactgGAGAAcataaggttatatatatatatatatatatatatatatatatatatatatatatatatatatatatatatatatatatatatatatatatatataaaacttagtGAGAAGGTATGCAAAACGTTAACCCTTCCATGACCACCGACACTTCTCACATTCCAAAcatttgcaacatttctttttcaCTGAATATCCTGTTATGTCTCACGAATgtggtttcatgttgactttaatgcCGTCAGCAATGCTAATACTGCGAATGGTTAGCTTTATACACGATTCCATTTCTTTGACAGGCTTCCTTTACAACACCAAGAAACACTTCCTTACAGTATGTCAACAATTACACCGTACCACTAAAACTTCTCATCTAAACGATCTGAAATGGAATATTACGTCTCTGGGCGTGTGAGGCTGTGAAGAACTAAAACAAACGTCATCTACAACAAGGTTTCCCTCCGACTGGACGCATCTAGCCAATGGTTCATCTTCATGTAATGTGCATTAGAACTTGATGGACGGCTGTCACCGAACCTGTGA
This portion of the Carassius gibelio isolate Cgi1373 ecotype wild population from Czech Republic chromosome A12, carGib1.2-hapl.c, whole genome shotgun sequence genome encodes:
- the dcxr gene encoding L-xylulose reductase, translated to MEITFSGKRALVTGAGKGIGRATALALARCGSEVTAVTRTKADLDSLVQECPSIKPVCVDLSDWDATERALKDVGPVDLLVNNAAYPNLQPFLEVTPDQLNMSFNVNVKAALHVAQIVARGMKARGSGGSIVNISSQASQCALKEHAVYCATKAALDMLTRVMALELGPHQIRVNSVNPTVVMTRMGKIAWSDPEKAKSMTSRIPLGKFAEVEDVVNSILFLLSDKSAMTNGVILPVDGGFLAC